The nucleotide sequence CCCCGAGCGCGACCGCCTGTGGGAACTCGTCGAGAAGTACGCCGTCGACGTGTTTTACACCGCCCCGACCGCGATTCGCGCCTTTATGAAGTGGGGCTCGCAGTTCCCCGAAGAGCACGACCTCTCCAGTCTCCGCCTGCTCGGGACGGTCGGCGAGCCGATCAACCCGCGCGCGTGGAAGTGGTACTACAAGCACATCGGCGACGAAGAGTGTCCGATCGTCGACACGTGGTGGCAGACCGAAACGGGAGGGATGATGGTGACGACGCTGCCGGGCGTCGGGACGATGAAACCCGGATCGGCCGGGCCGCCGTTACCGGGAATCGACGCGCGGGTCGTCGACACCAAAGGCGAGGAGGTCGACGCCGGACGCGCGGGGTATCTCACGGTCAACAAGCCGTGGCCGGGGATGTTGCGGACGCTGTACAACAACGACGAGCGGTTCATCGAGGAGTACTGGGCGGAGTACTCCGATCCCGACGCCGACGAATGGGTGTACTTCCCCGAGGACGGCGCGAAGATCGACGACGACGGCTACATCACGATCCTCGGTCGCGTCGACGACGTGCTCAACGTCTCTGGGCACCGATTGGGAACGATGGAGATCGAATCCGCCATCGTCGGCGTCGAGGGCGTCGCCGAGGCCGCGGTCGTCGGCGGCGACCACGAGGTGAAAGGCGAGGCCGTCTACGCCTACGTCATTCTGGAGGACGGCTACGACGGAAGCGACGAGATGCGCGAGCGGATCGTCGAAGGCGTCGAAGACGCCATCGGCCCGATCGCCCGCCCCGAACAGGTGGTCTTCACGCCCGAGCTCCCGAAGACGCGCTCGGGGAAGATTATGCGTCGACTGCTCGAAGAGATCGCCAACGACGAGGAACTCGGCGATACGACGACGCTGCGGAACCCCGACATCGTCACCGAGATCCAGCAGAAGGTGCAGTAACCCACCTTTTTCTTCGGAGGGGTCCTGCGGACCCCTCCGATCAAAAACCTGGAGGGAAAAATGCCGCTCGGCTCGCTCCGCTCGCCTCGCGGTACAAACGCTGGTGACGGAGAGTCTATCGCTATTCTGGAATTTCGTCCAGATTGTTGCAAGGAGCGGTCGCGCGCAGCGCAACCCAACGCAGCAAAATGGTGGGGTCGACTCGACGTCACAGTGGTCTCGTGGTACGTCCTACCGGTGCAAGGAAGAAATCGTGTTGAGGGCTGTGAGTGTGATCTCCTTGGAGGCGTCCCACGCGAACATTTGGGCGAATTCGGCCTTCGAGTCACTCCACCGGCTCGGGTGTACTAAGATGTACAGCCCGGAACACGGATGAACGTGAAGTGCGCCGATAAGATCCGCCGTCGTCTCCACGACGCCAACTGTCGGTAGCTCCGCCTCCCACGTCCGTCCGGTTTCCGAGAGATAATACATGTCCGACTGCGGCCCCACGTCGATCGAGAGGTACCCTTCACCGAGGATTCCGTACTCCGCTAACTCGTCCAGCCGTCCCTCCCAAAGGCCCTTGTTGCTGTGCGGTGAGAGCGGGCTGCCGTGGGCGCAGACGGTGGCTACGTCCGCAACCTCGCGGAAGGCCGCCAGATTCTCTTCGAACCGACGCTGCGCAGCCTGGTAATCCCCGTTCGTCGAGGCCGGATCCTCGTAGTGGTATCCGATCTCGTGTCCCCACTCCTCGATTTGCCGGACGATGTCCACGTCAAACGTACTCGTCCGAAAATAATACGTCGCGGTGATCCCACGCTCCGCCTCGAGCCGAGCCAGCCTGAGTGCATTCCTGACTTTCCGATCAACGTCGTGTCGGAGAACGACGAAATTCTCCGAGAGCGTCTGTGCTTCGAGATACTGCTTCACGGTGAAAGTGTCCCAGTTCGCTTCGAGGATTGCATTGAGTAGCCGCTCGTAGCGCGAAGTAGTAAAATCGAAGACGTTCATACCCCGTATCGGAGACCGGAGTACTATGTTATTCAATTCCAAGTTGTAGTATGAGTGACTTATTGTTTACTACGCGGCAAAGTTTTCGATTCGGCTTTCTGCAACGAGCGGTGCGCTTCGCGCACCCGAGTCAGCAAAAAGCTGGGTCGAACTGAACAAATCAGGGGTTCACCGCTCGTAGCTGACGAGAGAGCGAAAGCCGCCGTAAGCCATACGCTCGGCATCGAAGGGCATCTCCGTCTCTCCGTCAGAGCGGTTCGGATCCATCGCGGGATCGTCCATCACCTTCGCGTTCACCTCGTCGCGGTGCTCCCGAGACTCGTACACGACGAACGCGAATACAACCGATTCGTCCTCGCCGGTTTCGGCCAGTTGCGGAAAGGTCCGAACAGACATCCCGTCCGTATCGGGGTCCATATCGTCTTCGACGCCCTCGAAGTATTCCAGCGCACCGTGTTCGATCCAGATGTTTCCGGCCTCTGCTGCCATCTCGCGGTACGCGTCGAGCTTCTCGTTCGGGACCGGGAGGACGAACCCATCGACGTATCGTTCCATACCCTTCGTAGAGACGATGGAACGGACATTGAGCGTTATTTCCACTTACGGCGATCTATCGCTCCGTAGCTACGGTTTTGTTCTTCACTCTCTGTACTGAGTGCCCGATCGATCGCACAGTCAGGCGCGCGGGCTTCTTTTATGCAATTGAAACGTCTGCACTGTCCCGCGAGGCGAGCGGAGCGAGCCGAGCGGCATTTTTCCCTCCGCCGTGAGACGCGAAGCGTCTCACGAGCCTTGCTTCGCTCCGCTCAGCAAGACAGGCTTTTGTCCGGAGGGGTCCGCAGGACCCCTCCGGACAAAAAGGTGGTTAGAGATAGGCCGCGTCCCACCGGACGGGCTTGCGTCGGTTCCTGCACTCGTTGCACTCCAGTCGCTCCATCGTGTCGATCGCGACGTCGAGGCTCTCGTCGACGCCGCACATCCACCCGTAGCGCTCGGTCCGCTCCTCGTCGAGATAGACGGCGAAGAAGGGCGCGTCCGACCCCCGCATCGACTCCTCGTAGGAGACGTAGACGGGCGTCCCGTCGTCGGTCGTGCGGTGGGTGAGCCCGCCGGATTCCGATTCCGCCTCGTCGAGCAGCGTCGTGAAGACCCGCTCGGTGAATGACTCGCCGTGGATGTCGACGGTCCGTTCGCCGACCTCGCTGAACCCCTGTTCCTCGTAGAAGGCGACGCCCTCCTCGTTCTCCGTGAGGACGCGACCCTCCAGTCGGTCGACGCCGGAGGCGACGAGGTCCTGCTTCAGGCGCGCGAGTAGCTGTGAACCGATCCCCCCGCCGCGGTGGTCGGGCACGACGTGCAGCCAATCGAGGTAGCCGACGACCTCACGGCCCTCCGAGATCTCGCTCTGTGCGAACCCGACGATCGATCCCTCGTCGACGGCGACGACGAAGATCTCTCGATCGTCCGTGAGCGCCTCTCGCAGTCGGTCGGCGCTGTACCACTTCTCGACGGCCGCTTCGATCGTTTCCTCGTCGATGGCGTGGCCGTAGGAGGCGCTCAGGGACTCCGTCGCGACCCGGCGAACCGCCTCGACGTCCTCGGTCGTTGCATCGCGAAGATCCATGACACCCGTTTCGTCGTCCGACTACTTGACTTCGGGGGCGGTTCCCGAGCGGTTTCGGAGACGCCGGAACGACGACAGTCGCGCTCCGGAGATATAAATACGAAGCCGACGCATCCTTCGATATGGGAGCGCGCGACGGCCCCGAGACCAGCGAGGACGTCGACGACCCGCGGGTGAACTTCGCCGTGAACGTCGAGGGCGGCGAGACGGTAATCACGATGCGCGGCGACCGCGATACCGCCGTGATCGTCCGCTCGGAATCGGGAGAGCGGATCTACCTCCCGCCGGAGGACTTCGAGCGGGAGGCCGAGCGTCGAGAGGCGAGCCCGTATCAGGGCGTCGAGAGCGACAGTCCGTACCAACGCGCCGAGGGCGGGGGAGAAACCGGGCAGTCGAGCCCGTACCGGAGCGCACGAGACAGTCCGTACCAGGGCGTCGACAGCGACAGCCCGTATCAGGTCGCCAGACAACAACTCCCGAGCGAGGGGTTGGTCCCGACCGCGGACGGCTACCGGATCCGACATCCCGAGCCGGTGACCGACGTCCGGGTGCTGCGGTAGGACGTCGCTATCGCGGCGCAACCAGTACTGCGATAGCGCCTTCAGTCGATACCGCAAGAGCGCCTTCAGTCGATGATCCGCTCGTAGAACGCGACCGTCTCGTCGACGACTTCGCCCCACGTGATCGGCTCGTACTCCGGCTGTCCCTCCAGCGCCAGCCCCCGTTCGATACCGTCGGCGATCGACGTCGAATCCGGCGTCACCTCGACGACGCAGTCCTCCGAGAGTACCTCGTTGACGCCGCTTTCCGTGGCGACGACGCGCGTGCCCGCCGAGAGCGCCTCGGTGATCGTAATGCCGAACGGCTCCGCCAGCGACGGGGAGACGAACAGGTCCGCGGAGGCGTAGTAGTCGCCGAGTTCCTCCTCGGGCACGTAGCCGACCCACTCGATCCGGTCGTCGACGTCGAGCAGCTCCGCGAAGCGCTTCAGTTGGTCGGTGAGGTGACCCGATCCGCCGACGACGAGCGTGACGTCGTCGCGGCGGAGTTTCTCCATCGCGTAGACGAGATGTGAGATGCCCTTCTGGTCGGTGTGTCGCCCGACGAAAAACAGCATCTTCCCGTCGATTTCGAGTTCCTCCTTGTAGTCTCTCCCGGTCGTCGAACACGCCGAGAAGCCGTTGTAGATGACCGTGCAGTCGCCGCCGTATCTCGCTTTGACGTCGGCCGCGGTGAGCTCGCTCACGGCGATGAGGTGGTCCGCGCGCTCTGCGAGCCGGCGTTCGGTCTCGACCTCCCGTTTCGGCGGATCGATGTTTCGGTCGCTCGACAGCGAGTGGAAGGTCGTCACCCACTCGACGTCGGTGTTCGATTTCGCGCGCGAGCCGGGGCCGTAGCCGAACCAGTCGTGGGTGTGGATGACGTCGGCGTCGCGGGCCCGCTCGGCGAACGTCTCGCTCATTCGCCCGACGCGCGTGAGGATATCGCCGTCGCCGGTCGGCACGCCGACGATTCCCTCCCTGTCGTCGGGCGCGTACTCCGCCGGGAGCACGAGTTCGACGTCGAGCCCGCGCGCTCGCATCCCGTCGAATAACTCCCCGACGTGCGTGTCGAGCCCGCCGCTCACGTTCGGCGGGAATCCCCACCCGAGCATCAGGACTTTCGGCGACATCTTATTTCGATAGTCCGTGCTCTGGCACATAAGTCCTGCCGCCCGTCGTGACAAGTTCGTCCTGTCCTCCCTTTTCGAGAGATGCCGCGGACAGATCTCCGTGCGCGGACCGAAATGCGCTTGCGTCGCGGGCCCGTTCCGCCGCGTATGCACGTCGTCGTCAACGCCGCGGTGAGCGCGGACGGAAAGCTCTCGACGCGTCGCCGCGAGCAGGTCCGAATCAGCGGCGACGACGACTTCGCCCGCGTGGACCACCTCCGCGCGGAGAGCGACGGCGTCCTCGTCGGCGTCGGAACGGTCCTCGCCGACGACCCGCACCTGACGCTCGACGACCAGGGGCTCCGAGACCAACGTTCGGCGCGCGGCGATTCCCCACATCCCGGTCGGGTCGTCGTCGATTCGAGCGGTCGAACCCCGCTCGACGCGAGAGTGCTCGACGACGCGGCGACGACGTACGTCGTTGTCGCCGAGGCGGCCGACCCCGAACGGCGAGCGGCGCTCGCCTCCGCGGGCGCGGAGGTGCTCGTCGCCGGCGAGGAGCGAGTCGACCTCTCGGACGCGCTCGAAACCCTCGCCGAGCGCGGCGTCGACGAACTGATGGTCGAGGGCGGCGGCGAGATCATCTTCTCGCTGTTCGAGGCCGGTCTCGTCGACGAACTGTCGCTGTTCGTCGGCTCGCTCGTGATCGGCGGGCGGGACGCGCCGACGCTCGCCGATGGAACGGGCTTCGTCGACTCGTTTTCCGGGCTCGACCTCCGAGAGGTGACGCGCGTCGACGACGGCGTGTTGCTCCGGTACGACGTCGACGACGCGGGCTCGAACCAGTAACAACTACCGCAATCGTTCGTGCGTCACTCAGTCCAACCCTCGAAATAGGTAAGAGGCTGCCGCCAGTAGTGGCCGGTATGAGCACGCCCGAAGCGACCGGCGCGCCGATCCACGTCGAAAGTGCAGACCACCTCGCGGACCTCGTCGACGACCACGACGTCGTCCTCGTCGACTACTACGCGGACTGGTGTGGCCCGTGCAAGATGCTCGAGCCCACAGTCGAGGAGATCGCCGAGGAGACCGACGTCGCCGTCCTGAAAGTCGATATCGACGAACTGCAGGAAGTCGCCCGCGACGCCGGCGTCCGGTCTGTCCCGACGCTGCAGTTCTACAAGAACGGTGAAGAGGCCGAGCGCGTCATCGGGGTGCAGGACAAGAGCGACCTCCTCGACATCATCGAACAGCTCTCGAACTGATCCCGGATTGATTCCCGGCGGTCCGTCGCCGTACGGACCCCACAGTCCGTTCTCGGGGCTCTCCAAGGAGTGAACCCACCGCTTTCGGCTCCACGAGCGAACCGCTCTTCGAACGTGCGACCCGTCCGGATTCGTCTCGTGTGGCCCGTTAGAAGTCGTTCCCGCTGGGCAACGCGGCCAGTTCGACGTTGTGTCCCGTCGACGCTCGGTGTTCGTCCAATCGCGCTTCGGCTTCGGATTCACCGCTGGAGATCGATTCGGTCGGACAGTCGTGACAGACGACGTGATAGAGATACCCGCCAGTCAGTTCGGGGTCGACATCGGAGGCGTGAGCCATATGCTCGTGTCACGACATCGACCCTTAGTTAATCGCGGATTACGGGCGCGATCTCCGAGTAAAACAACTCATTAATCGGTGGTCTGTGCGTGCGTCCGTCGATGGCGGGTCGGCCACCCTCCGCCCGTGACGAATCGACCACCCATCCAGCGACGGTGGTTCGCGTGGACGGTGGTTCGCGTGACCACACCGGCTCCGCGTGGGCGCGGACCGACAAAGTGCGACGACGTCGGGACGTCCGGCGATTCGTCGGCCTCGCGGTATCGGGGAGAGCTTTTTACCACGGAGGAAGAATGACGAGATATGATCTCACTCGACGAGGCCGTCACAGCACGACTCGAATCTCACGGCGAGCGATTCGAGGTGCTCGTCGACCCCGACGCGGCCCTTGCGATCAAACGCGGCGAGTTCGAGGGCGATCTGGAGGATGTCATCGCCGCGCAGGACGTCTTCGAGAACGCCTCCCGCGGCGACCGACCCGCCGAGGAGGATCTGGAGACGGTGTTCGGGACGACGGACCCCCTCGAAATCATCCCCGAAGTCGTCCGCCGCGGGGAGATCCAGATCACGGCCGAACAGCGCCGCGAGATGCAGGAACAAAAGCGCAAGAACCTCATCAACCGCATCGCGCGAAACGCCGTCAACCCGCAGATGGACAACGCGCCGCACCCGCCCGAACGGATCGAACGGGCGCTCGAAGAGGCCGGGTTCCGCGTCGATCCGATGGAACCCGTCGAGTCCCAAGTCGACGACGCGCTCGACGCGTTGCGGCCGGTCATTCCGATCCGGTTCGACGAGGTGACGGTGGCGGTGCAGGTCCCGGCCGACCACGCCGGAAAGACGCAGAATCAGGTCCGCCAGTACGGCGATCTCGAACGCGAGGAGTGGCAGCCCGACGGCTCGTGGGTCGGCGTCGTGACGTTCCCGGCGGGGATGCAGAACGACTTCTACGACCTCGTCAACGAGATGACCTCCGGCGAGGCCGAGACGCGGATTATCAAAGACAAAGACGAACTCAGCACGCGGTAACTCCCATCGGCCGCAAGCGTTCGCGACCGAAGCTATCCTTTCTTGAAGCCGACGAGGAAGCCGCCGGTGAAGCCCGCCGAGACCGACAGCGTCGAGAGGATCGTCGAGACCCAATCGGGGGGCGTGCCGTTGGCCGCGCCCTGCGTCGTCTCGACGAGTCCCGCGGTGAGCCGCTCCCAGTCGACAGTGAGGATCCCGCGCGATTCGAGGAACTTGAAGAGCGCTAGTTCGAGGCCGATGATGACCGCGATGAGCTTTGCGACCTTCTTCGCCGCGAAGCCGATGATGCCACCGATGACCGCGCCGCTTCCGAATTCGAGGCCGAGTTGCGTCGGATCGACCGACAGTTGTAACGGATCGGGCATAAGCGAAGTCTTCCTCGGTAGTATAAGTGGTTTGTGGGGTTTCGTTTGACTGCGACCGTCGCCCCTGCCACACCGATGAACCGAGGCGGAACTTACAACCGATATGACGCGAAAGAGTCCACTATCGAACGTATGGACGAACGAGACATCCGCTTGCTGAAGGCCATCGCCGACCTCGGAACCGGGAGCCCGGAGCGACTACACGAGGAGACCGACATTCCGGTGTCGACGATCCACTACCGACTGAACAACCTCCGAGAGGCCGGCGTCATCGAAAACGACCTCTACGACATCGATCTCGACAAGGTCGGCCTCGGCGTGACGATCATCGTGGAGTTGCTCACCGACTACCACGGCTCGCACCACGATTTCGAGGAGAAGATCCTCGCGGTCGAGGGCGTCTCGCAGGCGTACTTCACGATGGGCGAGACCGACTTCGTCGTCATCGCGCACCTGCCGGATCAGGAGCTGGTCGAACGGCTCATCACCGACCTCGAAACGATCGAGGAGGTACGCCGGACGAACTCGACGTTCGTCGTCTCAACGCTCAGACACAGCACCCGCGCGCTCCAGAACTACGACTTGGAGACGCTGTTAGCAGAGCTGAAAGACGAGTGAGTCGGCGGCTTTCGAACGTTGATGCCCGTAAGTCAGCGACGACTTCGAAATCTCCCGAGCAACTACTGAGGGAAAACGCCGTGTGGGACGCAGCGGCATTTAGTTAGGATTGAAATCGTCGAAAGCGGTACAAAAAAGACCCTAGAAGCCCCCACGCTCTGAATTCCCGCGGTTCGTTGTCGTTCACAGTGTCTGCTCCTACGGGCCTTGCCGTTGGATCTGTTCGAGGGCGTGTCCGCTTTCAGCCCCACTCCGCGGCGGATGTTCAGCACGCAACCGCTTATTTGAACACTGCCCGGCTTCGGGTCCGATCGGTCCATATCCGGCCCGGATTCGATCAGACCTCGTCGTCTCGGAGGTCGCCGAAGACGTCCGCGGCCGTGTCGGGCGTGTCGAAGTCGTGGTAGTGATCGCCCTTCTCTTTCGTGAGGATATTCAGCGCCGCGGCGGCCCCGTCGCCGGCGGAAATGACCGCCTGCCACTCCTCGGCGCGGACCATCGCGCCCGTCGCGTAGGCGTCTGCGACGCTCGTCTCCATCGTGACGTCGACATCGACTGTGTCGTCCTCGCTGAACGCGCAGCCGAGTGACTCCGCGAGGTCGCGGCTCGCACCGGTAGCGAGGACGAGGTAGTCCGCCTCGTGCGTGTCGTCGCCAGCGGTGACGGCGAAGCCGTCGTCCGCGGATTCGATGGCTGTGACTTCCACCCCTTGGTGGCGCTCCGCGCCGAAGTCTTCGGCCTGCTGGCGCGCCGTTTCGAGGAATGCGCTCCCGTCTATCGAGCCGATTCCCGGGTAGTTGAACAGGTGTGCCTTGTGCATCCACGTCTTGTCGGTGTCGAAGACGACCACGTCGAGGCCGTTCTTGGCCGCGAACAGGGCGGCCGAGAGCCCCGCTGGACCGCCGCCGATGATCGTAACTCGTGTCATCAGTCGTGAATACACCGCCCGCGCTGTTGAGTGTTCTGGCGATAGAGGAGAACTCGGAAACGGAGCGTATCAATCGTCTGGAGCGTATCAATCGTCTTCGAGTGGTAACCAGTTTTATTGAATCCTCGTGCGAGTACTATCTGACCGATGAAACACGCCACCTTCGAGAACGAACTCACGGTCGCCACCCACCGCGAGCGCGGGACGCTAGCGGAGTTCCACCAGTCCTTCGAGGACGCCGTCTCGACCGTCGAAGCCGAACTCGGCGCGTCGCACCCGATGTGGATCGACGGCGATGCCCACGAGGCCGACGAGCGGTTCACCGTCACCAGCCCCGCCGATCGGACGCTCGAAATCGGAGACTTCGCCGCCGGAACCGCAGCCGACGTCGACCGGGCCGTCGGGGCCGCCACGGACGCGTTCGACGACTGGCGACGGACGCATTGGAGCGACCGTATCGAGCTATTCCGGGATGCGGCCGATCGAATTCGAGAGCGGAAATACGAACTCGCGGCGACGTTGACGCTCGAAAACGGCAAGAATCGCTTTGAGGCGATGGCCGACGTCGACGAGGCGATCGACTTTCTCCGATTCTACAGCCGCGAACTCGAACGCAACGACGGCTACGCGTTCGACACCGGCGAACCGACGCCCGGACAGCACTGTACGAACTCCCTGAAACCGTTCGGCGTCTTCGGCGTGATCGCGCCGTTCAACTTCCCCTTCGCGATCTTCTGCGGGATGCTGACCGGAGCGGTCGTCACCGGGAACACGGCCGTCGCGAAACCGGCGAGCGCGACGCCGCTCGTCGCGCACAAAGCCGTGGAAATCCTGACCGAAGCCGGGATTCCCGACGGCGTGGTGAACCTCGTCACCGGCGGCGGGAGCGACGTCGGACAGCCGCTGATCGAACACGAGGACGTCGCGGGCGTCGTCTTCACCGGATCGAGGGCGGTCGGTCGAAACATCCGCCGGACGTTCTTCGAGCGGGAGAAGTCTGGCCCGGTGATCGCGGAGTTAGGCGGGAAGAACCCGGTCATCGTCACCGCGAACGCCGATCTGGAGAAGGCCGTTTCGGGCGTGAAAAACGGCGCGTTCGGCTTCAGCGGGCAGAAGTGCTCGGCGACGTCGCGCGTCTACGTCAAGGAGACGCTGTTCGTCGAATTCACCGACCGGTTGGTCGCGGAAACCGAGGAACTCGTGATCGACAACCCACGTGAGGAGGATGCCTTCATCTCGCCGCTGATCGACGACAGTGCGCTCGAACGGTACGAGCGGATCTGCGAGATGGCGCGGGAGGTGGGGACGGTCCGAACCGGCGGTGAAGTCGCCACTAGTGGAGAGCTCTCGAACGGGCGGTTCGTCGAGCCGACAGTCGTGACAGACGTCTCTCACGAGCACGAGATCGCCCGCGAGGAACACTTCGTCCCGTTCGTGACGATCCACCCCGTCTCGGACTTCGGGGAGGCGATCGAGAAGGCCAACGACAGCAGCTACGGGCTGTGTGCGGGACTGTTCTCCGAAGACGAAACCGAGATCGAGACGTGGTTCGAGCGGATCGAATCGGGGATGTGCTACGTCAACCGCGAGCAGAGCGCGACGACCGGCGCGCTCGTGCAGACGCAGCCGTTCGGGGGCTGGAAGGCGTCGGGAACGACGAGCAAGTTCGCGGGCGGCTACTGGTACCTCCCGCAGTTTATGCGCGAACAGAGCCGGACCGTCGTGAGCGACGTTAGAAGAGAGTAGTCGCTGGCGGGACATCGGTAGCGAGTCGTCGCTGGCGACGATACTCAGCGGTTACTGGCCGACTTCCTCGGCGACCCAGCCGGCGTAGGAATCGAGCACGTCGGCCTCGTCGAAGCGCTCGATACAGGGGACGTCAGCCGGATGCTCGGCTTCGAGTTCGGTCTTCAGTTCGGGGTATCGCTCGTCGGTCGTCTTCGCGAAGAGGATCGATTCGGGGTCGTTCTCGTAGACAGCGCCCTCCCAGCGGTAGAACGAGTCGCACTCGACGACGTTGACGCAGGCGGCCAATTCGTTGTCGGTCAGGAACTTGGCGAGGTCGTCCGCGGCGTCTCGTGGGGCGGTGATGTAGACGGTTGGCATCGAAACACGATGTGCGCTGAATGCGCTTAAATCGACGCAGCCGGATCGAATCCGATTCGGCTCTAAAGAAAGTCCGCCCTCCCCGAATTGAACGGGGGACAAGCCGATCTACAGTCGGCTGCTCTACCAGGCTGAGCTAAGGGCGGGCAAGAGAACCTAGCGCCGCTGTCAGACTTAAGGGTTACTCATCGGAGCCGTCAGCCGGTTCCTTGCGGAGACCTCACAAGTCGCAGTCGCGCCGTCAGGGGCCGCGTTCACGCCGACGGTTCGCGTTCCTCGACGACGCGAGCGCGACGAGGAACTGTTCGACCTCGCGATCGATTTTGCTCTGAACCGCCGCCAGTTCGGGGATCGTCTTTTCGTTATAGGCTCGTTTCGAGCAGTCGACGTGCTCGGGAACGATCTCGTGGGCCCGCTGCGATAGCGACGCGAGTTGTCGCTGCGGAGCCGCCCCTGTCCACTCCGGAAGTGCGAGTCGCTCAACGGTCGACTTCGAAAGGCTTGATTTCCCGCCAGAGGAGATGTCACGGAGACATCGCTGGTAGGGTGCGGAGTTGAGCAGCGCACAGAGGTAGTGCGCCTCGCGCTCGTCGTCGGTGCCGACGAACATACAGTGATCGCCGGGGACCACCGTTTTCTCGCCGACGGTCGGATCCGAGACGGTCGAGACGACCGCGAAGTGCGGCTTGAACCCGAGCCGACACCAGACGACTTTGTAATCGGCCCACGTGTACGGCCCGAGGCCGAAGAGCGAGTAGAAGGGGCCGTCGTCGAACCACGAGGAACTGCGATCGAGCAGCCGATCGCGGTGGTCGTTCAGATA is from Halobellus sp. LT62 and encodes:
- a CDS encoding DUF1428 domain-containing protein: MERYVDGFVLPVPNEKLDAYREMAAEAGNIWIEHGALEYFEGVEDDMDPDTDGMSVRTFPQLAETGEDESVVFAFVVYESREHRDEVNAKVMDDPAMDPNRSDGETEMPFDAERMAYGGFRSLVSYER
- a CDS encoding GNAT family N-acetyltransferase; this translates as MDLRDATTEDVEAVRRVATESLSASYGHAIDEETIEAAVEKWYSADRLREALTDDREIFVVAVDEGSIVGFAQSEISEGREVVGYLDWLHVVPDHRGGGIGSQLLARLKQDLVASGVDRLEGRVLTENEEGVAFYEEQGFSEVGERTVDIHGESFTERVFTTLLDEAESESGGLTHRTTDDGTPVYVSYEESMRGSDAPFFAVYLDEERTERYGWMCGVDESLDVAIDTMERLECNECRNRRKPVRWDAAYL
- a CDS encoding DUF7510 family protein — its product is MGARDGPETSEDVDDPRVNFAVNVEGGETVITMRGDRDTAVIVRSESGERIYLPPEDFEREAERREASPYQGVESDSPYQRAEGGGETGQSSPYRSARDSPYQGVDSDSPYQVARQQLPSEGLVPTADGYRIRHPEPVTDVRVLR
- a CDS encoding glycosyltransferase family 4 protein; translated protein: MLGWGFPPNVSGGLDTHVGELFDGMRARGLDVELVLPAEYAPDDREGIVGVPTGDGDILTRVGRMSETFAERARDADVIHTHDWFGYGPGSRAKSNTDVEWVTTFHSLSSDRNIDPPKREVETERRLAERADHLIAVSELTAADVKARYGGDCTVIYNGFSACSTTGRDYKEELEIDGKMLFFVGRHTDQKGISHLVYAMEKLRRDDVTLVVGGSGHLTDQLKRFAELLDVDDRIEWVGYVPEEELGDYYASADLFVSPSLAEPFGITITEALSAGTRVVATESGVNEVLSEDCVVEVTPDSTSIADGIERGLALEGQPEYEPITWGEVVDETVAFYERIID
- a CDS encoding 2,5-diamino-6-(ribosylamino)-4(3H)-pyrimidinone 5'-phosphate reductase produces the protein MHVVVNAAVSADGKLSTRRREQVRISGDDDFARVDHLRAESDGVLVGVGTVLADDPHLTLDDQGLRDQRSARGDSPHPGRVVVDSSGRTPLDARVLDDAATTYVVVAEAADPERRAALASAGAEVLVAGEERVDLSDALETLAERGVDELMVEGGGEIIFSLFEAGLVDELSLFVGSLVIGGRDAPTLADGTGFVDSFSGLDLREVTRVDDGVLLRYDVDDAGSNQ
- the trxA gene encoding thioredoxin produces the protein MSTPEATGAPIHVESADHLADLVDDHDVVLVDYYADWCGPCKMLEPTVEEIAEETDVAVLKVDIDELQEVARDAGVRSVPTLQFYKNGEEAERVIGVQDKSDLLDIIEQLSN
- a CDS encoding ribosome assembly factor SBDS — protein: MISLDEAVTARLESHGERFEVLVDPDAALAIKRGEFEGDLEDVIAAQDVFENASRGDRPAEEDLETVFGTTDPLEIIPEVVRRGEIQITAEQRREMQEQKRKNLINRIARNAVNPQMDNAPHPPERIERALEEAGFRVDPMEPVESQVDDALDALRPVIPIRFDEVTVAVQVPADHAGKTQNQVRQYGDLEREEWQPDGSWVGVVTFPAGMQNDFYDLVNEMTSGEAETRIIKDKDELSTR
- a CDS encoding FUN14 domain-containing protein, with the translated sequence MPDPLQLSVDPTQLGLEFGSGAVIGGIIGFAAKKVAKLIAVIIGLELALFKFLESRGILTVDWERLTAGLVETTQGAANGTPPDWVSTILSTLSVSAGFTGGFLVGFKKG
- a CDS encoding Lrp/AsnC family transcriptional regulator, which gives rise to MDERDIRLLKAIADLGTGSPERLHEETDIPVSTIHYRLNNLREAGVIENDLYDIDLDKVGLGVTIIVELLTDYHGSHHDFEEKILAVEGVSQAYFTMGETDFVVIAHLPDQELVERLITDLETIEEVRRTNSTFVVSTLRHSTRALQNYDLETLLAELKDE
- a CDS encoding FAD-dependent oxidoreductase — its product is MTRVTIIGGGPAGLSAALFAAKNGLDVVVFDTDKTWMHKAHLFNYPGIGSIDGSAFLETARQQAEDFGAERHQGVEVTAIESADDGFAVTAGDDTHEADYLVLATGASRDLAESLGCAFSEDDTVDVDVTMETSVADAYATGAMVRAEEWQAVISAGDGAAAALNILTKEKGDHYHDFDTPDTAADVFGDLRDDEV
- a CDS encoding aldehyde dehydrogenase family protein yields the protein MKHATFENELTVATHRERGTLAEFHQSFEDAVSTVEAELGASHPMWIDGDAHEADERFTVTSPADRTLEIGDFAAGTAADVDRAVGAATDAFDDWRRTHWSDRIELFRDAADRIRERKYELAATLTLENGKNRFEAMADVDEAIDFLRFYSRELERNDGYAFDTGEPTPGQHCTNSLKPFGVFGVIAPFNFPFAIFCGMLTGAVVTGNTAVAKPASATPLVAHKAVEILTEAGIPDGVVNLVTGGGSDVGQPLIEHEDVAGVVFTGSRAVGRNIRRTFFEREKSGPVIAELGGKNPVIVTANADLEKAVSGVKNGAFGFSGQKCSATSRVYVKETLFVEFTDRLVAETEELVIDNPREEDAFISPLIDDSALERYERICEMAREVGTVRTGGEVATSGELSNGRFVEPTVVTDVSHEHEIAREEHFVPFVTIHPVSDFGEAIEKANDSSYGLCAGLFSEDETEIETWFERIESGMCYVNREQSATTGALVQTQPFGGWKASGTTSKFAGGYWYLPQFMREQSRTVVSDVRRE
- the cutA gene encoding divalent-cation tolerance protein CutA; this encodes MPTVYITAPRDAADDLAKFLTDNELAACVNVVECDSFYRWEGAVYENDPESILFAKTTDERYPELKTELEAEHPADVPCIERFDEADVLDSYAGWVAEEVGQ